One segment of Neoarius graeffei isolate fNeoGra1 chromosome 20, fNeoGra1.pri, whole genome shotgun sequence DNA contains the following:
- the tmem11 gene encoding transmembrane protein 11, mitochondrial isoform X1 produces the protein MASLGRRRGVPVNRERGVMAAAGECYIVHEIYNGENAQEQFEYELEQALEAQYPYIVIEPTRIGDETARWVAVGNCLHKTAVLAGTACLLTPLALPADYSRYVALPTGALSLACAALYGISWQFDPCCKYQVEYDSRKLAQLPLHTLTSSTPVVLVRRDDVHRKRLHNTIALAALAYCAKKIYELYAV, from the coding sequence GGGAGTGATGGCGGCGGCGGGTGAGTGTTACATCGTGCATGAGATCTACAATGGTGAGAATGCACAAGAGCAGTTCGAGTATGAGCTGGAGCAGGCACTGGAGGCACAGTATCCCTACATTGTCATTGAGCCGACGCGCATCGGAGACGAGACGGCGCGCTGGGTGGCTGTGGGGAACTGCCTGCACAAGACGGCCGTACTAGCGGGCACCGCGTGCCTCCTTACACCGCTGGCCCTGCCTGCTGATTATTCTCGCTACGTAGCTCTCCCCACTGGTGCTCTCAGTCTGGCTTGCGCCGCTCTCTACGGCATCTCGTGGCAGTTCGACCCGTGCTGCAAGTACCAGGTGGAGTATGATAGCCGGAAACTGGCGCAGCTGCCACTGCACACGCTCACCTCGTCCACGCCTGTGGTGCTGGTTCGCCGTGATGACGTGCACAGAAAGAGACTGCACAACACGATAGCACTCGCCGCCCTGGCCTACTGTGCCAAGAAGATCTATGAACTGTACGCCGTATGA
- the dhrs7b gene encoding dehydrogenase/reductase SDR family member 7B has product MERLAGVGVGPLAVGAVSLLLLLRMIHRARRKQVLQDKVVVITGASSGLGKECARVFHAAGAQLILCGRDQKRLQEVVDELRVKTNGKTKTYTPCTVTFDLSDMETVTKAAADILKCHGYVDVLINNAGISFRGSILDTHVSVQKVIMDTNYFGPVALTQAILPSMVERSAGHIVVISSVQGKIAIPYRSAYAASKHATQAYFDCLRAEVDRFGLHVSVISPGYIRTNLSLNAVTGDGSKYGVMDKTTAAGRDPVDVAHAVLKAVTYRQKDVLLVGPLPALAVYLRTLWPAAFFRVMASRAEKGTKEQ; this is encoded by the exons ATGGAGCGTTTAGCAGGTGTGGGTGTGGGGCCGCTGGCCGTAGGTGCAGTTAGTCTGCTATTGTTACTGCGGATGATCCACAGAGCGAGACGAAAGCAAGTTCTCCAAGATAAAGTGGTGGTGATCACTGGAGCCAGTTCAGGCCTGGGCAAAG AATGTGCGCGGGTGTTTCATGCTGCGGGAGCACAACTTATCCTGTGTGGACGTGACCAGAAGAGACTACAGGAGGTCGTAGATGAGTTAAGGgttaaaacaaatggcaaaacaaag ACCTATACACCTTGCACAGTGACCTTTGACCTCTCGGACATGGAGACAGTCACCAAGGCAGCAGCGGACATCCTGAAGTGCCATGGTTACGTGGATGTCCTCATTAACAATGCAGGCATTAGCTTCCGCGGTTCCATCCTGGACACGCACGTCTCTGTACAGAAAGTCATCATGGACACAAACTACTTTGGACCTGTTGCTCTAACCCAAG CAATTCTTCCCTCCATGGTGGAACGAAGTGCTGGACATATAGTCGTTATCAGCAGTGTGCAGGGGAAGATTGCAATTCCCTACAGATCTGCCT ATGCAGCCTCCAAGCACGCGACACAGGCGTACTTCGACTGCCTACGGGCCGAGGTGGACAGATTCGGCCTGCACGTGTCAGTCATCAGCCCTGGATACATCAGAACCAACCTGTCACTCAACGCTGTTACTGGAGATGGATCCAAATAtggcg TGATGGATAAAACCACAGCAGCAGGACGAGACCCAGTGGACGTGGCTCACGCTGTTCTCAAGGCCGTCACTTATAGACAGAAAGATGTTTTATTAGTTGGACCGCTGCCCGCTCTCGCGGTCTATCTCCGTACTCTGTGGCCCGCTGCCTTCTTCAGAGTCATGGCCTCTCGAGCCGAGAAAGGAACGAAAGAACAATGA
- the tmem11 gene encoding transmembrane protein 11, mitochondrial isoform X2: protein MAAAGECYIVHEIYNGENAQEQFEYELEQALEAQYPYIVIEPTRIGDETARWVAVGNCLHKTAVLAGTACLLTPLALPADYSRYVALPTGALSLACAALYGISWQFDPCCKYQVEYDSRKLAQLPLHTLTSSTPVVLVRRDDVHRKRLHNTIALAALAYCAKKIYELYAV, encoded by the coding sequence ATGGCGGCGGCGGGTGAGTGTTACATCGTGCATGAGATCTACAATGGTGAGAATGCACAAGAGCAGTTCGAGTATGAGCTGGAGCAGGCACTGGAGGCACAGTATCCCTACATTGTCATTGAGCCGACGCGCATCGGAGACGAGACGGCGCGCTGGGTGGCTGTGGGGAACTGCCTGCACAAGACGGCCGTACTAGCGGGCACCGCGTGCCTCCTTACACCGCTGGCCCTGCCTGCTGATTATTCTCGCTACGTAGCTCTCCCCACTGGTGCTCTCAGTCTGGCTTGCGCCGCTCTCTACGGCATCTCGTGGCAGTTCGACCCGTGCTGCAAGTACCAGGTGGAGTATGATAGCCGGAAACTGGCGCAGCTGCCACTGCACACGCTCACCTCGTCCACGCCTGTGGTGCTGGTTCGCCGTGATGACGTGCACAGAAAGAGACTGCACAACACGATAGCACTCGCCGCCCTGGCCTACTGTGCCAAGAAGATCTATGAACTGTACGCCGTATGA